A stretch of the Desulfuromonadales bacterium genome encodes the following:
- a CDS encoding FeoA family protein yields the protein MFPLGLLSPGEQAEIVSIRENPEGKCECRVEEMGLRVGKTIEMLTNGSGPILLRVDESRIAMGRGMAMKIMVRRTN from the coding sequence ATGTTCCCACTCGGACTTCTCAGCCCCGGCGAGCAGGCGGAAATCGTGTCGATCAGGGAAAACCCGGAAGGCAAGTGCGAATGCCGGGTGGAGGAAATGGGCCTGCGGGTCGGCAAGACCATCGAGATGCTCACCAACGGCAGCGGCCCGATCCTGTTAAGGGTGGACGAGTCGCGGATCGCCATGGGTCGCGGCATGGCGATGAAGATCATGGTGCGGCGCACCAACTGA